One part of the Bacteroidia bacterium genome encodes these proteins:
- a CDS encoding PAS domain-containing sensor histidine kinase, whose amino-acid sequence MDKHQEHALLAPTSVERRSDFNSKKNVKAISEYSKTALYQEYRESRIKESRLGFILDQCEEMILALDSQNQIIFLNRGFKEHFQSRFSISLLEGSHFPDALKGKLKSYWEDLLKRAKNGINFEDQIKLEVKEVGFQYRSRFVAEKDNEGKLKESWFFLKDITAEAEELEQVYKKQSMFESISNSVQEGIFRSSRDEGIIYVNLAFARMFGYDTVEEILTINPSKLYMNPDRRNDFVRIVQEHGSFFNEEVEFRRKDGTSFWGLISSVPSYDQYGKRYHDGAIRDVTQLKEVERSLKENFEELQKVNRELDRFVYSTSHDLRAPLVSIAGLINITRIETDENLRQKYLGLMDNSIQKLDDFIKDIIGYSRNSRLELKFEEVNFQELLEDTFESLSPKGSSRPIRTALNIEGKADFVTDLTRLNTIFNNLLSNAFRYHDPEKEESFIEVNIKLERDEVLIQVKDNGIGIEEKYQDKIFQMFYRATQKSQGSGIGLYIVKEAVEKLGGEISVESEAGLGTTFNLRIPKGEKE is encoded by the coding sequence ATGGATAAACATCAAGAACATGCTTTACTCGCTCCAACATCCGTAGAAAGGAGATCTGATTTTAACAGCAAAAAAAATGTGAAAGCAATCTCTGAATATTCTAAAACGGCCCTTTACCAGGAATACAGAGAAAGTAGGATAAAAGAAAGCAGGCTGGGATTTATCCTTGATCAATGCGAGGAAATGATTCTAGCCCTGGATTCCCAAAACCAGATCATCTTCCTCAACAGAGGTTTTAAAGAACATTTTCAAAGTCGTTTTTCCATTTCCCTACTAGAAGGAAGTCATTTCCCTGATGCCTTAAAAGGCAAGCTAAAGTCCTATTGGGAGGATTTATTGAAACGAGCAAAAAACGGGATAAATTTTGAAGATCAGATCAAGCTGGAAGTCAAAGAAGTTGGTTTCCAATATCGATCCCGTTTTGTAGCTGAAAAGGACAATGAAGGTAAGCTAAAGGAATCATGGTTTTTCCTTAAAGATATCACCGCAGAGGCTGAAGAACTGGAACAGGTATATAAGAAGCAATCGATGTTTGAGTCGATAAGCAATAGCGTACAGGAAGGGATTTTCAGAAGCAGCCGGGATGAGGGGATTATTTATGTAAATCTGGCATTTGCCCGGATGTTTGGCTACGATACGGTAGAGGAAATATTGACGATAAATCCCTCAAAACTTTATATGAATCCGGATCGCCGCAATGATTTTGTGAGGATCGTTCAGGAGCATGGTTCCTTTTTTAATGAGGAAGTAGAATTTAGACGTAAAGATGGAACTTCTTTCTGGGGGTTGATTTCCTCAGTCCCTTCTTATGATCAATATGGGAAAAGATATCATGACGGAGCTATCAGAGATGTAACTCAGTTAAAAGAAGTTGAAAGAAGCCTGAAAGAGAATTTCGAAGAGTTGCAGAAGGTGAATCGGGAGTTGGATCGCTTTGTATATAGTACGTCCCATGATTTACGGGCTCCCCTGGTTTCCATTGCAGGACTCATCAATATCACCCGCATCGAAACCGATGAAAATCTCAGGCAAAAATACCTGGGCTTGATGGATAACAGCATCCAAAAACTGGATGACTTTATCAAAGACATCATTGGATACAGCCGCAATTCTCGCCTGGAACTCAAGTTTGAAGAAGTAAATTTCCAGGAATTACTGGAAGATACTTTTGAATCCCTTAGTCCCAAAGGCAGTAGCCGACCTATCAGGACGGCATTGAATATTGAAGGGAAGGCGGATTTTGTAACTGATCTCACACGCCTGAATACCATTTTCAACAATCTCCTATCTAATGCTTTCAGGTATCATGACCCAGAGAAAGAGGAATCATTTATTGAAGTGAATATCAAACTGGAAAGAGATGAAGTTCTCATTCAGGTGAAAGACAATGGAATAGGGATCGAAGAAAAATACCAGGATAAAATTTTCCAGATGTTCTACCGAGCTACTCAGAAAAGTCAGGGTTCGGGTATCGGACTCTACATCGTAAAAGAAGCGGTAGAAAAACTGGGCGGGGAGATCTCCGTGGAGTCAGAAGCTGGCCTCGGAACCACCTTTAATCTAAGAATACCGAAGGGAGAGAAGGAGTAA
- the pyrF gene encoding orotidine-5'-phosphate decarboxylase yields the protein MTPEELSKQIRKKGSFLCVGLDTDMDRIPEHLKKEADPIFAFNRAIIEATHEYAVAYKPNIAFYESLGPKGWDSLAKTMEIIPKDIFTLADAKRGDIGNTSRMYAKTFFETYDFDGVTVAPYMGKDSVSPFLSFKDKWVFLLALTSNPSSHDFQHHKEEGEALYEKVLKKGKTWGEESEGHLGFVVGATQANSLAHIRSIIPDSYLLIPGVGAQGGDLDAVCGHGKNQSGEGMLINSSRGIIYAGSGNNFAEEAANQARHLQKTMRGYL from the coding sequence ATGACCCCAGAAGAATTAAGCAAACAGATACGAAAGAAAGGTTCTTTCCTTTGTGTGGGACTGGATACAGATATGGATCGCATTCCAGAGCACCTGAAAAAGGAAGCAGATCCAATTTTTGCTTTTAATCGAGCCATCATAGAAGCTACCCATGAATATGCGGTTGCCTATAAGCCGAATATCGCCTTTTATGAATCTTTAGGGCCAAAAGGATGGGACAGTTTAGCCAAAACGATGGAAATTATCCCAAAGGATATTTTTACCCTGGCTGATGCCAAGCGGGGAGATATTGGCAATACTTCTCGTATGTACGCCAAAACTTTTTTTGAAACCTATGATTTTGATGGAGTAACGGTCGCTCCTTATATGGGCAAGGATTCTGTGAGTCCTTTTCTTTCATTTAAGGATAAATGGGTTTTTCTGCTCGCTTTGACTTCCAATCCCAGTTCGCATGATTTTCAACATCATAAAGAAGAGGGAGAAGCCCTTTACGAAAAAGTCCTGAAAAAAGGCAAAACATGGGGAGAAGAATCTGAAGGCCATCTGGGCTTCGTTGTGGGAGCTACCCAGGCAAATTCATTGGCCCATATCCGTAGCATTATTCCTGATAGTTATTTGCTCATACCCGGTGTAGGAGCACAGGGAGGTGATCTGGATGCTGTCTGTGGTCATGGGAAAAATCAGAGCGGTGAGGGGATGTTGATTAACTCCAGTCGTGGAATAATTTATGCGGGTTCTGGCAATAATTTTGCTGAAGAAGCAGCTAATCAGGCCCGACATCTTCAAAAGACGATGCGGGGATACCTCTAG
- a CDS encoding adenylate/guanylate cyclase domain-containing protein codes for MRLRLLFIFGFSLFYFLPSLQAQDRQNYDRMIDSVIQIIDTTQTDSTKYKAINNWALYGREKAAGMKEWVATVSAEQLQALDSAAAYFRNIKDTVNLLRSLAHIATYNIQVEDSIENHVLLDYNRIRGYYGYNIRNSHLRPDSTGEYLYYTIRSEFLVLEDSSKEMDFDAVRQAMSEGKFSGTPTNPYVFKKSPKGRVFWLRVRCRSTNFRDDDYHFEIGDDATSWRKIDIYIEDSLSNFSHFKSGSDLDPEEKMIRDWRNKFKVYVPKKGERVVYLRLENPARVQTPLRLIIAQINPRKIMEEEMRTWQVNGVFFGIVLIQAIFFIFLFFSTRIRYYLYYIIFLIGLALIMVVTNYMTFIFPAWLEFMFISNTILSVIVAQGLLYFAFYFLEINKLSPHWKTFTRLLSLALIISASFFLYKLATSSEYYYAGGTENPVENNISFTLGFGIIQLICMVYWGVKAHLTGHKTAKYLLIGLAVMLFGIGFPLLSPILKTNWVSFDNAILSSQVSIIALLAFFGLAIGQQRRELEEEKRAALEEKLDLQEKINAASAKFVPFDFIRSLGKENILDVQLGDATEKEVTVFFSDIRNYTTMVEELSPEENFRFINDFHRTIGPSITEHKGFVNQYLGDGIMAIFLQSQDHALQAAIDIQTRIRTYKPLLPGENGNLIRMGMGLHAGSLMMGIIGDDKRTDAATVSDTVNTASRMEGLTKYYGASILLSGEVKTKLSEEDSYALRYLGKVQVKGKQNLVEVFECLNGRKPEEGEKLMESLAEFQEAVNSYFAKDFKAAIDLFESVLSKNPQDTASRIYLEKAQQNLQSGIADDWDGVLTMKEK; via the coding sequence ATGAGATTAAGGCTCCTTTTTATATTTGGGTTTTCCCTCTTTTACTTTCTTCCCTCTTTGCAGGCGCAGGATAGACAAAACTATGACCGAATGATTGATTCGGTGATCCAGATCATAGATACGACTCAAACAGATTCCACAAAATATAAGGCCATCAATAACTGGGCGCTCTATGGAAGAGAAAAGGCAGCTGGGATGAAGGAATGGGTAGCTACAGTGAGTGCGGAGCAATTGCAAGCTCTTGATTCTGCGGCTGCATATTTCCGAAATATAAAAGATACGGTAAATCTCCTCCGGAGTCTTGCACATATTGCTACCTACAACATTCAAGTTGAAGATAGTATTGAAAACCATGTCCTCCTGGACTACAATCGTATCAGAGGGTATTATGGATACAATATTAGGAATTCACATTTAAGGCCTGATTCTACGGGCGAATATCTCTATTATACCATCAGATCCGAATTCCTCGTTTTAGAGGACAGTTCCAAAGAAATGGACTTCGATGCCGTAAGACAGGCCATGTCTGAGGGGAAATTTTCGGGCACTCCCACAAACCCCTATGTCTTTAAGAAAAGTCCAAAAGGGAGAGTTTTCTGGCTAAGGGTAAGATGTCGATCCACCAATTTCAGAGATGATGACTACCACTTTGAGATAGGAGATGATGCGACCTCCTGGCGAAAAATAGATATTTATATAGAAGATAGTCTGAGCAATTTTTCCCATTTCAAATCCGGAAGTGATCTTGATCCTGAGGAGAAAATGATCCGGGATTGGAGAAATAAATTCAAGGTTTATGTACCCAAAAAGGGAGAAAGAGTCGTTTACCTTCGTCTGGAGAATCCCGCGAGAGTACAAACTCCTCTACGCTTGATCATTGCCCAGATCAATCCCCGGAAGATCATGGAAGAAGAGATGAGAACCTGGCAGGTAAATGGCGTTTTTTTTGGGATTGTATTGATCCAGGCCATCTTTTTCATCTTTCTCTTTTTTAGTACCCGAATCAGGTACTATTTGTATTACATCATATTTCTGATTGGTCTCGCCCTTATTATGGTCGTGACAAATTATATGACTTTCATATTTCCTGCCTGGCTAGAATTCATGTTTATTTCCAATACCATTTTGTCAGTAATCGTAGCCCAGGGTTTACTCTATTTTGCCTTCTATTTCCTCGAAATAAACAAGCTATCTCCCCACTGGAAGACCTTTACCAGGCTCTTAAGTCTGGCTTTGATTATCAGTGCCAGCTTCTTCTTGTATAAATTAGCCACCAGCTCTGAGTACTATTATGCAGGCGGTACGGAGAATCCCGTAGAAAACAATATCAGTTTTACCCTGGGCTTTGGAATCATCCAACTTATCTGCATGGTCTATTGGGGAGTAAAGGCACATCTAACTGGCCATAAAACAGCAAAGTATTTACTTATAGGATTGGCAGTTATGCTCTTTGGAATAGGTTTTCCTCTCCTCAGCCCTATTTTGAAAACAAACTGGGTGAGTTTTGACAATGCCATCCTTTCCAGCCAGGTAAGCATCATAGCCCTCCTCGCTTTCTTTGGATTAGCCATTGGACAGCAAAGACGAGAACTGGAAGAAGAAAAAAGAGCTGCTTTGGAGGAAAAGCTGGATCTCCAGGAAAAAATCAATGCCGCATCTGCCAAATTTGTTCCCTTCGATTTTATCCGCTCTTTGGGAAAGGAAAATATCCTGGATGTGCAGCTGGGTGATGCCACTGAAAAAGAAGTAACCGTCTTTTTCTCTGATATTAGGAATTATACTACGATGGTTGAAGAGTTGAGTCCAGAGGAAAATTTCCGTTTTATCAATGACTTTCACCGAACCATAGGCCCAAGCATCACAGAGCATAAGGGTTTCGTAAATCAATACCTGGGAGATGGGATCATGGCGATCTTTCTCCAGTCTCAGGATCACGCCCTTCAGGCTGCGATAGACATTCAAACACGTATCCGTACATATAAACCTTTGCTGCCCGGAGAAAATGGTAACCTGATCCGTATGGGAATGGGTCTCCATGCAGGAAGTCTGATGATGGGGATTATTGGGGACGATAAACGCACAGATGCAGCTACCGTTTCAGATACTGTAAATACAGCCTCTCGCATGGAAGGGCTTACCAAGTATTATGGAGCTTCTATCCTGCTTTCCGGGGAAGTAAAAACAAAACTTTCAGAAGAAGATAGTTATGCCCTCAGGTATTTGGGGAAAGTTCAGGTAAAAGGGAAGCAGAATTTGGTTGAAGTATTTGAATGTTTGAATGGAAGGAAGCCGGAAGAAGGGGAAAAATTGATGGAAAGCCTTGCAGAATTTCAGGAAGCGGTTAACAGTTATTTTGCCAAAGATTTTAAAGCTGCCATTGACTTATTTGAAAGTGTTCTCAGTAAAAATCCACAGGATACAGCAAGCCGTATTTATCTGGAAAAAGCCCAACAAAATTTACAAAGCGGAATCGCTGATGATTGGGATGGTGTGCTGACAATGAAAGAAAAATAG
- a CDS encoding lipocalin family protein, with protein MRKTLVTLLLLAGAVCTYAQDVAELKSKLVGEWVFDTMVLTEEASEEEKSKLEMMNNIMKNVSMFYQEDGRYLMDGFGKKEEGNWSIEEPGTHIKFLNDKGQENNIEFKFDENGMLHTTVGSSGAAMRLMRPEESSEISVSAAPGPPEVVKTTVKELSKKWYMVSRIKANGETISETALALMAGTYIDFKEDGTYSMHLMIMDEEGTWTFDEESSKLIYTANGESKVWHVVGISETELKLIQGSKGDTFIYSTTSPKEE; from the coding sequence ATGAGAAAAACACTCGTAACACTCCTGTTACTGGCAGGAGCTGTATGTACTTATGCACAAGATGTAGCAGAGCTGAAATCCAAACTTGTAGGAGAGTGGGTCTTTGATACGATGGTTCTCACAGAAGAAGCTTCAGAGGAAGAGAAGTCCAAGTTGGAGATGATGAATAACATCATGAAAAACGTCAGTATGTTCTATCAGGAGGATGGTCGTTATTTGATGGATGGTTTTGGGAAGAAAGAAGAAGGGAACTGGAGCATTGAAGAACCCGGTACACACATCAAGTTTCTGAATGACAAAGGCCAGGAAAACAATATTGAATTTAAATTCGATGAGAACGGTATGCTTCATACTACGGTAGGATCTTCAGGGGCTGCCATGCGTTTGATGCGTCCGGAAGAATCATCCGAAATCTCGGTTTCAGCAGCTCCCGGTCCTCCAGAAGTTGTCAAGACGACAGTCAAAGAGCTTTCGAAGAAGTGGTACATGGTAAGCCGAATTAAAGCCAATGGGGAAACCATATCCGAAACAGCACTAGCGCTTATGGCGGGAACCTACATTGATTTTAAGGAAGATGGTACCTATTCTATGCACTTGATGATTATGGATGAAGAGGGCACATGGACCTTTGATGAGGAAAGCTCTAAACTGATATATACAGCAAATGGAGAAAGTAAAGTGTGGCATGTGGTCGGAATTTCAGAAACCGAGCTCAAGCTTATACAAGGTTCTAAGGGAGACACCTTTATTTATAGCACGACTTCTCCGAAAGAAGAGTAG
- a CDS encoding protein-disulfide reductase DsbD family protein, translating to MKLYSLRCSFLLIFLTGMFSFLSAQIVQPVDWSYNSKQVGPNEFELTFQAVIDPGWHLYSQFIEEGGPVPTAFYFESTEAAEVSEEAARELGKITRKHDEIFDMEVAYFSDKATFIKKVKTTGPIGKISGYLEYMVCDDEKCLPPSSVDFNFELKSLLAEEPAGEQVKEPQVEAPPPPPAKPKKEKKDQVQIQGPEQSGPSPLINIPQEEEQSSSPFGNSTLGGLSNDILDPVSWSFRSQKTGEGTYELRVEAEIDEGWKIYSMHQEEGGPNPTEIILEEGAYELIGEMKESPKAKGGHDEVFDMDVLSLKGKALYTQEIKSTDPNLAIDGELIYMACDKSQCIFPPTVSFSIALDENTAVLEEIAAGPVDESFMIGSIDLKNPISSCIEAIKQSDSLWVTFLLGLVGGFVALLTPCVFPMIPMTVSYFTKGSENKSKGVSQGVMYGLMIFLIYVLLSLPFHLLEGVQSDILNIISTEPWLNFFFFLIFVVFAISFFGYFELTIPHKWTNRANSASDLGGLVGIFFMALTLVLVSFSCTGPILGGLLGATSMSPDSGAMHLTSGMGGFGVGLGLPFALFAIFPSWLNTLPKSGGWMTNLKVNLGFIELALAIKFLSRADLVWNAELLLREIFIGLWIIIGIAMIAYNMGWIRFPHDTPLQKIKAKHLIGSGLILAFVIYLVPGLSKDDKKANLSLISGFPPPLYYSIYDKENKCPLGIDCFKDYEEGMAHAKKVNKPVMLDFTGLACENCRRMEENVWVDNTVFDRISKDYVLISLYVDDRTKLPQSEQREIQMANGSKVKIRTIGNKWSTFQTQNFQHNTQPYYVLISPDEKLLNHPVAYTPEVSEYLNFLDCGLSAFKQTAEK from the coding sequence ATGAAGTTATATAGTCTGCGTTGTTCCTTTCTTTTGATCTTCCTGACAGGAATGTTCTCTTTTCTGTCTGCACAGATTGTTCAACCCGTTGATTGGTCCTACAATAGCAAACAAGTAGGTCCTAATGAGTTTGAGTTGACCTTTCAGGCTGTAATAGATCCGGGATGGCATCTCTACTCTCAGTTTATAGAAGAAGGTGGGCCTGTGCCAACAGCTTTTTATTTCGAAAGCACAGAAGCTGCGGAAGTCAGTGAGGAAGCAGCCAGGGAGTTGGGCAAGATAACCCGTAAGCATGATGAGATTTTTGATATGGAGGTGGCTTATTTTTCGGATAAAGCAACTTTCATCAAAAAAGTAAAAACAACGGGACCCATAGGAAAAATCTCCGGCTATCTGGAGTATATGGTTTGTGATGATGAAAAGTGTTTGCCTCCCAGTTCGGTGGATTTCAATTTTGAACTGAAAAGCTTGTTGGCTGAAGAGCCAGCAGGAGAGCAGGTCAAAGAACCTCAGGTAGAAGCTCCACCCCCGCCGCCAGCAAAACCTAAAAAGGAGAAGAAGGATCAGGTACAAATTCAAGGTCCAGAACAAAGCGGACCGAGTCCTCTGATAAATATCCCTCAGGAAGAAGAGCAATCAAGTTCACCTTTCGGCAATTCAACCTTAGGCGGCCTATCCAATGATATTCTCGATCCGGTAAGCTGGAGTTTTCGTTCGCAGAAAACAGGAGAAGGTACTTATGAATTGAGGGTTGAGGCTGAGATAGATGAAGGCTGGAAAATATACTCTATGCATCAGGAAGAAGGTGGCCCCAATCCTACAGAGATAATTCTGGAAGAAGGCGCTTACGAACTGATTGGAGAAATGAAGGAGAGCCCCAAAGCGAAGGGGGGACATGATGAGGTTTTTGATATGGATGTACTTTCTCTAAAGGGAAAGGCATTATACACCCAGGAAATCAAAAGCACAGATCCAAATCTGGCTATAGATGGAGAGTTGATCTATATGGCTTGTGATAAAAGCCAATGTATTTTTCCTCCCACGGTTTCTTTTAGCATTGCTTTGGATGAAAATACCGCTGTACTGGAAGAAATTGCCGCTGGACCTGTGGACGAAAGTTTCATGATAGGTTCCATAGATCTCAAGAATCCTATTTCATCTTGTATAGAGGCGATCAAGCAAAGCGATAGCCTTTGGGTTACTTTCTTGCTCGGTTTGGTTGGGGGTTTTGTTGCCTTGCTGACTCCTTGTGTATTTCCAATGATCCCGATGACGGTTTCCTATTTTACCAAGGGATCAGAGAATAAAAGTAAAGGCGTAAGCCAGGGGGTTATGTATGGCCTGATGATCTTTCTGATCTATGTGCTATTGAGTCTGCCTTTCCATCTTTTGGAAGGCGTACAATCAGATATACTCAATATTATTTCGACTGAACCCTGGTTGAATTTCTTCTTCTTCCTGATCTTTGTGGTCTTTGCCATATCTTTCTTTGGCTACTTTGAATTAACGATTCCACATAAGTGGACCAATAGAGCCAATTCGGCTTCTGATTTAGGAGGACTGGTAGGAATATTCTTTATGGCACTGACACTTGTGCTGGTTTCTTTCTCATGTACCGGTCCCATTTTGGGAGGACTTTTGGGAGCCACCAGCATGAGCCCGGATTCCGGAGCCATGCATTTGACCTCAGGCATGGGAGGATTTGGGGTAGGATTGGGACTTCCTTTCGCGCTATTCGCCATCTTCCCCAGTTGGTTAAATACCCTTCCCAAATCAGGAGGATGGATGACCAATCTGAAAGTGAATCTGGGATTCATAGAATTGGCACTTGCGATCAAATTCCTATCTCGTGCCGACCTCGTTTGGAATGCAGAATTACTTCTTAGAGAAATATTTATCGGACTGTGGATCATCATAGGTATAGCGATGATCGCTTACAATATGGGTTGGATTCGTTTTCCTCATGATACTCCTTTACAAAAGATCAAAGCCAAACACCTGATCGGTAGTGGCTTGATTCTGGCCTTTGTGATTTACCTCGTTCCTGGCCTATCCAAAGACGATAAAAAAGCCAACCTTTCCCTGATCAGTGGCTTCCCTCCGCCGCTTTACTACAGCATTTACGATAAAGAAAATAAATGTCCATTGGGTATCGACTGTTTCAAGGATTATGAAGAAGGAATGGCTCATGCAAAAAAGGTCAATAAACCTGTGATGCTGGACTTTACCGGATTGGCTTGTGAAAACTGTCGCCGGATGGAGGAAAATGTCTGGGTAGACAATACCGTTTTCGACCGAATCAGCAAAGATTATGTATTGATTTCCCTCTATGTGGATGACCGAACCAAATTGCCACAGTCAGAACAAAGAGAAATTCAGATGGCGAATGGGAGTAAGGTGAAGATCAGGACCATCGGAAATAAATGGTCCACTTTTCAGACGCAAAACTTCCAGCATAATACCCAGCCGTACTACGTCCTGATAAGTCCGGATGAAAAACTTCTGAATCATCCGGTAGCCTATACTCCTGAAGTGAGTGAATATCTCAACTTCCTCGATTGTGGCTTATCAGCATTTAAACAGACCGCAGAAAAGTAA
- a CDS encoding TlpA disulfide reductase family protein produces the protein MGIASNGNYSLTFNLIKGNMDFSKLSNYFFLLLFFALIHPLQAQLTEQPEFLKGLVKANEEDLGQQQIMLDGESIPVYRTDGTRVKGMELMQMMMKNEYYPDIYIDESKEIKAFLLRPITAEEKKMMEAAMANAQAMMDESSDFLGKESPDFSGTDLDGNEYSKESLKGKVVVLNFWFIACKPCIMEMPELNGLVEKYKGKEVVFLGLATDRESRLRPFLEKTPFNYQIVPNSGQLANAFEVMGFPTHIVIDPEGTVVWATTGLGPTTVESLDHQIESQLSAKE, from the coding sequence TTGGGAATTGCATCAAATGGCAATTATTCACTCACCTTTAATCTTATCAAAGGAAATATGGATTTCAGTAAGCTAAGCAACTATTTCTTCCTCCTCCTCTTTTTTGCCCTTATCCATCCCCTTCAAGCCCAACTAACAGAACAGCCAGAATTTCTCAAAGGGCTGGTAAAGGCAAATGAAGAAGATTTGGGGCAGCAACAAATCATGCTGGACGGAGAAAGTATACCGGTTTACAGAACAGATGGTACCCGAGTAAAAGGAATGGAGCTGATGCAAATGATGATGAAAAATGAGTACTATCCGGATATTTATATAGACGAATCCAAGGAGATCAAAGCTTTTCTCCTAAGACCCATCACTGCTGAAGAGAAAAAGATGATGGAAGCCGCCATGGCCAATGCACAAGCCATGATGGATGAGTCCTCTGATTTTCTGGGAAAAGAATCCCCTGATTTCTCGGGGACTGATCTGGATGGAAATGAATACAGCAAAGAATCACTGAAGGGAAAAGTCGTAGTGCTAAACTTTTGGTTTATCGCTTGTAAACCCTGCATCATGGAGATGCCGGAGCTCAATGGGCTGGTCGAAAAATACAAAGGCAAAGAGGTAGTTTTTCTGGGGCTTGCGACGGATAGAGAATCGAGATTGCGTCCTTTCCTCGAAAAAACCCCTTTCAACTATCAAATCGTACCCAATAGTGGGCAATTAGCAAATGCCTTTGAAGTGATGGGCTTTCCCACGCATATTGTCATCGATCCGGAAGGAACAGTTGTTTGGGCTACTACGGGCTTAGGACCTACGACGGTAGAGAGTCTGGATCATCAGATTGAGAGTCAACTTTCTGCAAAGGAATAG
- a CDS encoding arylsulfatase: MQKLLISKPVLFLCIAFVSLLSCSPPKEKAQSLPNILFILADDLGYGDLACYNPASKIPTPNLDKLAQEGMRFTDAHSPSTVCTPTRYSILTGRMAFRTGMRGVFAGVKGSSLINKDRLTLPQMLRNKGYRTACMGKWHIGMTFFDAEGDSIKEAGVKGVQQIDYSRPIPDGPIHRGFDKFYGTVACPTTDWLYAYVEGDRIPVPASQLLDKSKLPRHPYANDCRPGMLAENFDHEEVDLVFLEKSKAFLDEHVKTNPDKPFFLYHSMQAVHLPSFAADQFKGKTSAGPHGDFIFEMDYIVGELLDKLEALGLAENTLVMFASDNGPEVPTVLDMRKTYGHDGARPWRGVKRDQWEGGHRTPFIVRWPGKVKANTTSDQMISLTDVMATCAEIVEEKLPNNAAEDSYSILRVFLDKEANKPVRQYILQQTISLDMSIREGKWKYLDHQGSGGNNYDRDGEWGMKPYKLEDTDPEAPGQLYNLELDPGERTNLFSKYPEKVKKLKAKLEEFKKSGRSAPIY, encoded by the coding sequence ATGCAAAAACTACTCATATCCAAACCTGTACTTTTTTTATGTATAGCTTTTGTGAGCCTCCTTTCTTGTTCACCTCCTAAAGAGAAGGCTCAATCCTTACCAAATATATTGTTTATACTCGCTGATGATCTTGGTTATGGAGATCTTGCTTGTTACAATCCTGCTTCCAAAATTCCGACCCCAAATCTTGACAAACTTGCTCAAGAAGGAATGAGATTTACGGATGCCCATAGCCCTTCCACAGTATGTACACCGACTCGATATAGTATCCTCACCGGTCGCATGGCTTTTCGAACAGGTATGCGAGGAGTTTTTGCCGGGGTAAAGGGTTCTTCTCTCATCAATAAAGATCGCCTGACCTTGCCGCAAATGCTCCGTAATAAGGGATATCGCACGGCTTGTATGGGTAAATGGCATATAGGCATGACTTTTTTTGATGCAGAGGGAGACAGCATAAAGGAGGCTGGAGTGAAAGGGGTTCAACAAATCGATTATAGCCGCCCTATACCCGATGGTCCCATCCATCGTGGGTTTGATAAATTCTATGGAACAGTTGCCTGCCCTACTACCGATTGGCTTTATGCTTATGTAGAAGGAGACAGGATTCCTGTTCCCGCCAGCCAACTGCTTGATAAAAGCAAGCTTCCCAGGCATCCATATGCCAACGATTGCCGCCCTGGTATGCTTGCGGAAAATTTTGATCATGAAGAAGTTGATCTGGTTTTCCTTGAAAAAAGCAAAGCATTTCTGGATGAGCATGTAAAAACTAATCCAGACAAACCTTTCTTTCTCTATCATTCGATGCAGGCCGTGCACCTTCCCTCTTTTGCTGCAGATCAGTTTAAAGGAAAGACCTCCGCAGGTCCTCATGGAGATTTTATTTTTGAAATGGATTACATAGTTGGGGAACTTCTAGACAAGCTTGAAGCACTTGGTTTGGCAGAAAATACCCTTGTGATGTTTGCAAGTGATAATGGGCCGGAAGTTCCGACAGTGCTGGATATGAGAAAGACCTATGGACATGATGGTGCGAGGCCGTGGCGAGGGGTAAAACGAGACCAATGGGAAGGAGGACATCGTACGCCCTTTATCGTTCGCTGGCCAGGGAAAGTCAAAGCAAATACGACTAGTGATCAAATGATAAGTCTTACAGATGTAATGGCAACCTGTGCTGAGATTGTGGAAGAAAAACTGCCAAACAATGCTGCTGAAGATAGTTATAGTATTCTGAGGGTATTTTTGGATAAGGAAGCTAATAAGCCCGTGAGACAATATATTTTGCAACAAACGATTTCCCTGGATATGTCAATACGTGAAGGCAAATGGAAATATCTGGATCATCAGGGATCAGGCGGCAATAATTATGATAGGGATGGGGAATGGGGTATGAAGCCTTATAAATTGGAGGATACTGATCCCGAAGCACCAGGCCAACTCTATAATCTGGAGCTTGATCCCGGAGAAAGAACGAATTTATTTAGTAAGTATCCGGAAAAGGTTAAAAAGCTTAAAGCCAAACTAGAGGAATTTAAAAAAAGCGGAAGGAGTGCGCCTATATACTAA